The following proteins are encoded in a genomic region of Cricetulus griseus strain 17A/GY chromosome 7, alternate assembly CriGri-PICRH-1.0, whole genome shotgun sequence:
- the C1qtnf1 gene encoding complement C1q tumor necrosis factor-related protein 1 isoform X1, which yields MGSSRQGLVLGCCVLLAIAWGPVLSLVPRGQQDELEWEEKEALPSPPDHEKRDEETQEKYSPSQGKDLPTSRCYRCCEPSTPVYQTIPAPQINITILKGEKGDRGDRGLQGKYGKTGSTGARGHIGPKGQKGSMGAPGDRCKSHYAAFSVGRKKPLHSSDYFQPVVFDTQFVNLYKHFSMFTGKFFCYVPGIYFFSLNVHTWNQKETYLHIMKNQEEVVILYAQVSDRSIMQSQSLMLELQEQDEVWVRLFKGERENAIFSDEFDTYITFSGYLVKPASEP from the exons ATGGGCTCCTCTAGACAGGGATTGGTGCTTGGATGCTGCGTGCTGCTGGCCATCGCCTGGGGCCCAGTTCTGAGCCTTGTGCCTCGTGGTCAGCAGGACGAGCTGgagtgggaagagaaggaagcgCTGCCGTCTCCTCCGGACCATGAGAAGAG GGATGAAGAAACACAGGAGAAATACAGCCCCAGCCAGGGCAAGGACCTCCCCACTTCCAGGTGCTACAGATGCTGTGAGCCCAGCACGCCTGTGTACCAGACGATCCCAGCACCCCAAATCAATATCACCATCCTGAAAG GTGAGAAAGGTGACCGAGGGGATCGAGGCCTCCAGGGGAAATATGGTAAAACAGGTTCCACAGGTGCCAGGGGCCATATTGGCCCCAAAGGGCAGAAGGGGTCCATGGGAGCTCCTGGAGACCGCTGCAAAAGCCACTATGCAGCCTTCTCCGTGGGCCGAAAGAAGCCTCTGCACAGCAGTGACTACTTCCAGCCCGTTGTCTTTGACACGCAGTTTGTGAACCTCTATAAACACTTCAGCATGTTCACCGGCAAGTTCTTCTGCTATGTGCCAGGCATCTACTTCTTTAGCCTCAACGTGCACACTTGGAACCAGAAGGAGACGTACCTGCACATCATGAAGAACCAGGAGGAGGTGGTGATCCTGTACGCACAGGTGAGCGACCGTAGCATCATGCAGAGTCAGAGCCTGATGCTGGAGCTGCAGGAGCAGGATGAGGTGTGGGTGCGTCTCttcaagggagagagagagaacgccaTTTTCAGCGACGAGTTCGACACCTACATCACCTTCAGTGGCTACCTGGTCAAGCCAGCCTCGGAGCCCTAG
- the C1qtnf1 gene encoding complement C1q tumor necrosis factor-related protein 1 isoform X2 encodes MSCWDEETQEKYSPSQGKDLPTSRCYRCCEPSTPVYQTIPAPQINITILKGEKGDRGDRGLQGKYGKTGSTGARGHIGPKGQKGSMGAPGDRCKSHYAAFSVGRKKPLHSSDYFQPVVFDTQFVNLYKHFSMFTGKFFCYVPGIYFFSLNVHTWNQKETYLHIMKNQEEVVILYAQVSDRSIMQSQSLMLELQEQDEVWVRLFKGERENAIFSDEFDTYITFSGYLVKPASEP; translated from the exons ATGAGTTGCTG GGATGAAGAAACACAGGAGAAATACAGCCCCAGCCAGGGCAAGGACCTCCCCACTTCCAGGTGCTACAGATGCTGTGAGCCCAGCACGCCTGTGTACCAGACGATCCCAGCACCCCAAATCAATATCACCATCCTGAAAG GTGAGAAAGGTGACCGAGGGGATCGAGGCCTCCAGGGGAAATATGGTAAAACAGGTTCCACAGGTGCCAGGGGCCATATTGGCCCCAAAGGGCAGAAGGGGTCCATGGGAGCTCCTGGAGACCGCTGCAAAAGCCACTATGCAGCCTTCTCCGTGGGCCGAAAGAAGCCTCTGCACAGCAGTGACTACTTCCAGCCCGTTGTCTTTGACACGCAGTTTGTGAACCTCTATAAACACTTCAGCATGTTCACCGGCAAGTTCTTCTGCTATGTGCCAGGCATCTACTTCTTTAGCCTCAACGTGCACACTTGGAACCAGAAGGAGACGTACCTGCACATCATGAAGAACCAGGAGGAGGTGGTGATCCTGTACGCACAGGTGAGCGACCGTAGCATCATGCAGAGTCAGAGCCTGATGCTGGAGCTGCAGGAGCAGGATGAGGTGTGGGTGCGTCTCttcaagggagagagagagaacgccaTTTTCAGCGACGAGTTCGACACCTACATCACCTTCAGTGGCTACCTGGTCAAGCCAGCCTCGGAGCCCTAG